In Streptomyces nodosus, one DNA window encodes the following:
- a CDS encoding 3-hydroxybutyryl-CoA dehydrogenase — protein MTDIERVGVVGCGQMGAGIAEVCARAGLDVKVAETTGEALEIGRTRLFNSLSKAAERGKISEEERDATQARLSFTTDLGELADRDLVIEAVVENEQVKTEIFQVLDQVVTRPDAILASNTSSIPLVKLAVATARPDHVVGIHFFNPAPVQKLVELIPALTTSEATLARAQAFAEKVLGKHAIRAQDRSGFVVNALLVPYLLSAVRMFESGIAGREDIDNGMELGCAHPMGPLRLSDLIGLDTIVSIADSMYQEYKEPLYAAPPLLQRMVEAGRLGRKTGSGFYTYA, from the coding sequence GTGACCGACATCGAACGCGTCGGAGTGGTGGGCTGCGGCCAGATGGGAGCGGGCATCGCCGAGGTCTGCGCCCGCGCCGGACTGGATGTCAAGGTCGCCGAGACCACCGGCGAGGCGCTGGAGATCGGGCGGACCCGGCTGTTCAACTCCCTGTCCAAGGCGGCCGAGCGCGGCAAGATCTCCGAGGAGGAGAGGGACGCGACGCAGGCGCGTCTGTCCTTCACCACCGACCTCGGCGAGCTCGCGGACCGCGATCTGGTGATCGAGGCGGTCGTCGAGAACGAGCAGGTGAAGACGGAGATCTTCCAGGTCCTCGACCAGGTGGTGACCCGCCCGGACGCGATCCTCGCATCCAACACCTCCTCGATCCCGCTGGTGAAGCTGGCGGTCGCCACCGCACGGCCGGACCATGTGGTCGGCATCCACTTCTTCAACCCGGCCCCGGTGCAGAAGCTGGTCGAGCTGATCCCCGCGCTCACCACCTCCGAGGCCACCCTCGCCCGGGCCCAGGCGTTCGCCGAGAAGGTCCTCGGCAAGCACGCGATCCGCGCCCAGGACCGCTCCGGCTTCGTGGTCAACGCCCTGCTGGTGCCCTATCTGCTGTCCGCCGTCCGGATGTTCGAGTCGGGCATCGCGGGCCGCGAGGACATCGACAACGGCATGGAACTGGGCTGCGCCCACCCGATGGGCCCGCTCAGGCTCTCCGACCTCATCGGCCTGGACACCATCGTGTCGATCGCCGACTCGATGTACCAGGAGTACAAGGAGCCCCTCTACGCCGCTCCCCCGCTCCTCCAGCGCATGGTCGAGGCGGGCCGGCTGGGGCGCAAGACGGGGTCGGGGTTCTACACCTACGCCTGA
- a CDS encoding DMT family transporter has product MRAENSATAETSIAVHPAPGTADGADTSVPGGPAPAATPLRRAGTLQAALGVVAFSLTFPATAWGLEGFGPWSLVAVRSVLAAVVAGGALLALRVPPPPRRHWAGLAVVAAGVVVGFPLLTTLALRTSTTAHAAVVVGLLPLTTALFSALRMGTRPSRTFWVAALLGAAAVAAFTVRQSGGALTGADAYLFGALLICAAGYTEGGRLARVMPGWQVIGWALMLCLPVAVPGALVALAYEPPHLTAHAVAGLLWVAVGSQFLGLVVWYRGMAAVGIPRASQLQLAQPLLTLVWSVLLLGEHLTPAAPLTAAAVLVCIAVTQRARS; this is encoded by the coding sequence ATGAGAGCAGAGAATAGCGCTACCGCAGAAACGTCGATAGCGGTGCACCCGGCGCCCGGTACCGCCGACGGGGCGGACACCTCGGTCCCGGGCGGTCCGGCCCCGGCCGCGACGCCCCTCCGCCGCGCCGGCACCCTGCAAGCCGCCCTCGGGGTCGTCGCCTTCTCCCTCACCTTTCCCGCCACCGCCTGGGGCCTGGAGGGCTTCGGCCCCTGGTCCCTGGTGGCGGTCCGCAGTGTGCTGGCCGCGGTCGTCGCCGGTGGCGCACTGCTGGCGCTGCGGGTTCCCCCGCCCCCGCGCCGGCACTGGGCGGGGCTCGCCGTGGTGGCGGCCGGGGTGGTGGTCGGCTTCCCGCTGCTGACCACCCTCGCGCTGCGCACCTCGACCACCGCGCACGCCGCCGTGGTCGTCGGGCTGCTCCCCCTGACCACCGCGCTGTTCTCGGCGCTGCGCATGGGCACCCGGCCCTCCCGGACCTTCTGGGTGGCCGCGCTCCTCGGCGCCGCCGCCGTCGCCGCGTTCACCGTGCGGCAGAGCGGCGGGGCGCTGACCGGAGCGGACGCCTATCTCTTCGGCGCGCTGCTGATCTGCGCGGCGGGCTACACCGAGGGCGGCCGGCTGGCCCGGGTGATGCCCGGCTGGCAGGTGATCGGCTGGGCGCTGATGCTGTGCCTTCCGGTGGCCGTGCCCGGCGCGCTCGTCGCCCTGGCGTACGAGCCGCCGCACCTCACGGCGCACGCGGTGGCCGGGCTGCTGTGGGTGGCGGTCGGCTCGCAGTTCCTCGGGCTGGTGGTCTGGTACCGGGGCATGGCCGCCGTCGGCATACCGCGGGCCAGCCAGTTGCAACTGGCGCAACCACTGCTCACACTGGTGTGGTCGGTACTGCTCCTCGGCGAGCACCTCACCCCGGCAGCGCCGCTCACGGCCGCCGCGGTGCTGGTCTGCATCGCGGTCACCCAGCGGGCGCGGAGCTGA
- a CDS encoding glycoside hydrolase family 10 protein translates to MGRVSRRTFTMAALTALTTGAAAAPRRRSTAEEMRGTWLATVFNRDWPSRPGLTPAVQRSELRGLLDTAVRHGLNTVFFQARPSADALWPSTYEPWSQWLTGVQGKDPGWDPLGTAVAEAHARGLELHAWCNPYRVASHTDLSRLVASHPARRHPDWVVAHGGKLYYNPGLPEVRAFVEDAILDTVVRYPVDGLHFDDYFYPYPVAGQLFDDDRAYAAHGGGFTGRAAWRRNNIDLLVRETAARIRRIRPAARFGISPFGVWRNAATDARGSATRAGVQTYDDLYADTRTWVRSGWLDYICPQLYWNIGYAPADYAELVRWWAQVAQGTNVRLYAGEALYKAGDPAQPAAWRDPAELSRHLTLAGRYPQVRGHVFFAAKDIAQDRTGAMARVAADHYTQPARPPR, encoded by the coding sequence ATGGGCCGGGTCTCACGTCGGACGTTCACGATGGCCGCGCTGACGGCCCTTACCACGGGAGCGGCGGCCGCGCCGCGGCGACGGAGCACGGCCGAGGAGATGCGGGGGACCTGGCTGGCGACCGTGTTCAACCGCGACTGGCCCTCCCGGCCGGGACTGACCCCAGCCGTGCAGCGCTCCGAGCTGCGCGGCCTCCTGGACACGGCGGTACGGCACGGTCTGAACACCGTCTTCTTCCAGGCCCGCCCCTCGGCCGACGCGCTGTGGCCCTCGACGTACGAGCCGTGGTCCCAGTGGCTCACCGGCGTCCAGGGCAAGGACCCCGGCTGGGACCCGCTGGGCACGGCCGTGGCGGAGGCCCATGCGCGCGGACTCGAACTGCACGCCTGGTGCAACCCCTACCGGGTCGCCTCCCACACCGATCTCTCGCGGCTGGTCGCCTCGCACCCCGCCCGCAGACACCCCGACTGGGTCGTCGCCCACGGCGGGAAGCTGTACTACAACCCGGGACTGCCCGAGGTCCGCGCCTTCGTGGAGGACGCGATCCTGGACACGGTGGTCCGCTATCCGGTCGACGGTCTGCACTTCGACGACTACTTCTATCCCTATCCCGTCGCGGGACAGCTCTTCGACGACGACCGGGCCTATGCGGCCCACGGGGGCGGCTTCACCGGCCGGGCCGCCTGGCGCCGCAACAACATCGACCTGCTGGTGCGGGAGACCGCCGCCCGTATCCGGCGGATCCGGCCCGCCGCGCGCTTCGGGATCAGCCCCTTCGGGGTGTGGCGCAACGCCGCCACCGACGCCCGGGGCTCGGCCACCCGGGCCGGGGTGCAGACCTACGACGACCTCTACGCGGACACCCGGACCTGGGTGAGGTCCGGGTGGCTGGACTACATCTGCCCACAGCTCTACTGGAACATCGGCTACGCCCCGGCCGACTACGCGGAGCTGGTGCGCTGGTGGGCGCAGGTCGCCCAGGGGACGAACGTACGGCTCTACGCCGGCGAGGCGCTGTACAAGGCAGGAGACCCCGCGCAGCCGGCGGCCTGGCGGGACCCGGCGGAACTCTCCCGGCATCTCACCCTGGCCGGGCGCTACCCCCAGGTGCGTGGTCATGTCTTCTTCGCGGCGAAGGACATCGCCCAGGACAGGACCGGCGCGATGGCGCGGGTGGCCGCCGACCACTACACGCAGCCGGCCAGGCCCCCGCGCTGA
- a CDS encoding NUDIX hydrolase yields MQWTKQNEQTVYENRWFSVNLADVELPDGRHLDHFLIRLRPVAVATVVNEAQEVLLLWRHRFITDSWGWELAAGVVEDGEDIVDAAARELEEETGWRPGPLRHLMSVEPSNGLTDARHHIYWADEGEYIGHPVDDFESDRREWVPLKVVPDLVARGEVPAANMAAALLLLHHLRLGQDTPR; encoded by the coding sequence GTGCAATGGACGAAACAGAACGAACAAACCGTCTATGAAAACCGCTGGTTCAGCGTCAATCTGGCGGATGTCGAGCTCCCGGACGGCCGGCACCTCGACCACTTCCTCATACGGCTGCGGCCCGTCGCCGTGGCCACCGTCGTCAACGAGGCCCAGGAGGTGCTGCTGCTGTGGCGGCACCGTTTCATCACCGACAGCTGGGGGTGGGAACTGGCCGCGGGCGTCGTCGAGGACGGCGAGGACATCGTCGACGCCGCGGCCCGCGAACTGGAGGAGGAGACCGGCTGGCGGCCGGGACCTCTGCGCCATCTCATGAGCGTTGAGCCCTCCAACGGGCTCACCGACGCCCGGCACCACATCTACTGGGCCGACGAGGGCGAGTACATCGGACACCCCGTGGACGACTTCGAGTCCGACCGCAGGGAATGGGTTCCCCTCAAAGTCGTCCCCGACCTGGTCGCCCGCGGGGAGGTCCCGGCCGCGAACATGGCGGCCGCGCTGCTCCTCCTGCACCATCTCAGGCTCGGACAGGACACCCCGCGCTGA
- a CDS encoding DUF1918 domain-containing protein — protein sequence MRATVGDKLVQHGRIVGQHDKIGEIVEVMGTDGNPPYRVRFQDGHEGVCSPGPDTEIRHKEISRQTGR from the coding sequence ATGCGTGCAACCGTGGGCGACAAGCTGGTACAGCACGGCAGGATCGTCGGACAGCACGACAAGATCGGTGAGATCGTCGAAGTGATGGGCACCGACGGCAACCCGCCGTACCGGGTCCGCTTCCAGGACGGGCACGAAGGTGTCTGCTCACCGGGTCCCGACACCGAGATCCGCCACAAGGAGATCAGCCGGCAGACCGGACGGTAG